The genomic segment GTTGCTTTTGATCTCTTTCAATACCTCAAGCCCGTTGAGCTTCGGTAGTTTCAGGTCGAGGAAGACTGCCTTCAGCGGTTTGGTTGGATGACGGTTTGCAAACTTCCCGCGGCAGAACAGGAGATCGAGCGCCTCGTCCCCGTCCTCCACCACGAAAATTTCGTTCGCAAGGTGCTGCTCCCTGAGCGCGCTGATGGTCATTTCCGCGTCATGGGGGTTGTCTTCCACCAGAAGGATTTCAACTGCATCGTATCGGTTCATAACTTCCTCTCTTTTACTGGCATTGAAAAACAGAACTCTGCGCCTTTGTCCACTTCCCCCTTGGCCCATACCTC from the Nitrospirota bacterium genome contains:
- a CDS encoding response regulator — encoded protein: MNRYDAVEILLVEDNPHDAEMTISALREQHLANEIFVVEDGDEALDLLFCRGKFANRHPTKPLKAVFLDLKLPKLNGLEVLKEIKSNEKTKKLPVVIVTSSREDPDIETAYELGANGYVVKPVQFDAFRKAMTASGLFWLLVNQPPKGNF